A genomic window from Rhizobium sp. 007 includes:
- a CDS encoding DUF1289 domain-containing protein — translation MQTPCIHVCSIDPATGFCTGCGRTLQEIGNWMSYSDEERQRIMTVLAARLFAEPAALVREAAAMPEHRS, via the coding sequence ATGCAAACGCCCTGCATCCACGTATGCTCGATCGATCCCGCAACCGGCTTTTGCACGGGTTGCGGCCGCACGCTTCAGGAGATCGGCAACTGGATGTCCTATTCGGATGAGGAAAGGCAACGCATCATGACTGTCCTTGCCGCGCGCCTCTTTGCCGAACCGGCGGCCCTGGTCCGCGAGGCGGCCGCAATGCCGGAGCACCGTTCATGA
- a CDS encoding TIGR02281 family clan AA aspartic protease: MNRLGLFLLILAIGLAVLVYNHDSDRVLGMNIDDFGRMVYLLPIVLMLSAGIWASRRSAGETMRNLMIWLVIILALATVYLYRQDLFGVGNRLLAGLVPGRAVVVTTSEGSSEIILHKLLNGHFEADVSVNGQTIQMLVDTGASMVALSHADAERIGIIPENLTYSMTVMTANGRARAAPVTLDRIAIGPIVRTDVAASVAEDGALDQSLLGMSFLQTLGSLQMQTDELRMRD, translated from the coding sequence ATGAACCGGCTCGGGCTCTTCCTTCTGATCCTCGCGATCGGCCTTGCGGTGCTCGTCTACAACCACGACAGCGACCGCGTGCTCGGCATGAACATCGACGATTTCGGGCGCATGGTCTATCTCCTGCCGATCGTGCTGATGCTGTCTGCCGGCATTTGGGCAAGCCGCCGCAGCGCCGGCGAAACCATGCGCAACCTGATGATCTGGCTGGTCATCATCCTGGCCCTCGCAACCGTCTATCTCTACCGCCAGGACCTGTTCGGCGTCGGCAACCGCCTGCTTGCCGGCCTCGTGCCTGGCCGTGCCGTCGTCGTCACCACCAGCGAGGGCAGCAGCGAGATCATCCTGCACAAACTGCTGAACGGCCATTTCGAGGCCGACGTCTCCGTCAACGGCCAGACGATCCAGATGCTCGTCGATACCGGCGCCAGCATGGTGGCCCTGTCGCATGCGGATGCCGAGCGGATCGGTATCATCCCTGAAAACCTCACTTATTCGATGACCGTCATGACGGCGAACGGCCGCGCCCGCGCCGCGCCCGTGACGCTCGACCGCATCGCCATCGGCCCCATCGTGCGCACCGACGTCGCCGCCAGCGTCGCCGAAGACGGCGCGCTCGACCAGAGCCTGCTCGGCATGAGCTTCCTCCAAACGCTGGGTTCCCTGCAGATGCAGACGGACGAGCTCAGGATGCGCGACTAG
- a CDS encoding metalloregulator ArsR/SmtB family transcription factor produces the protein MSNDPDMLFRTLADPTRRALFERLCREGEKTVGALTARAGVSQPVVSKHLGVLKQAGLVRDRHEGRHTHYSAQLGALAPLIDWTSQMAGFWQSRFNDLEDLLKRMDQ, from the coding sequence ATGTCGAACGATCCCGATATGCTCTTCAGAACGCTCGCCGATCCGACCCGGCGAGCTCTCTTCGAGCGGCTGTGCCGCGAGGGAGAAAAGACGGTCGGGGCCTTGACGGCCCGGGCCGGGGTCTCACAGCCGGTCGTCTCAAAGCATCTGGGGGTCCTGAAGCAGGCCGGGTTGGTGCGCGACCGACACGAAGGCCGCCATACGCACTATAGCGCGCAACTCGGCGCCCTGGCCCCGCTGATCGACTGGACAAGCCAGATGGCGGGCTTCTGGCAGAGCCGGTTCAACGACCTCGAAGATCTGCTCAAAAGGATGGACCAATGA
- a CDS encoding SRPBCC domain-containing protein — protein sequence MNKAATESLSVIVEREIPFPPEKIWRALTQPHLIEEWLMKNDFKPDVGHRFNLRGDWGGVLDCEVLAVEPNRTLSYTWNFAHNDAAFNLQSVVTFTLTPTSTGTHLRMEQSGFQPDQKQAYGGAKAGWQQFFANLEQVLTRAD from the coding sequence ATGAACAAAGCCGCGACCGAATCGCTTTCCGTCATTGTCGAACGGGAGATTCCTTTTCCGCCGGAAAAGATCTGGCGCGCGCTCACGCAACCACACCTGATCGAGGAGTGGCTCATGAAGAACGACTTCAAGCCTGACGTAGGCCACCGTTTCAATCTTCGCGGAGACTGGGGCGGCGTGCTGGACTGCGAAGTCCTCGCCGTCGAGCCGAACAGAACACTATCCTACACTTGGAATTTTGCGCACAATGATGCAGCCTTTAATCTGCAGAGCGTCGTGACCTTTACGCTCACCCCAACGAGCACGGGGACCCACCTGCGCATGGAGCAGTCGGGCTTCCAGCCGGATCAGAAGCAGGCTTACGGAGGCGCAAAGGCAGGGTGGCAGCAGTTCTTTGCAAACCTGGAGCAGGTCTTGACGCGGGCAGACTGA
- a CDS encoding DUF1801 domain-containing protein has product MDRKTPRKSAKAANEATAKPASTEPVLLSGGNPQIAKGYGDAPVQTYVAAMPGWKSGVGRRLDALIERTVPGVDKAVKWNSPFYGVEDHVWFLSFHCFTKYVKVTFFRGTSLRPLPPGRSKHKDVRYLDIHEDELDEAQFADWVKQASQLPGERL; this is encoded by the coding sequence ATGGACCGCAAGACGCCCAGGAAGTCAGCGAAGGCCGCAAACGAGGCCACAGCCAAACCGGCCTCCACAGAACCAGTCCTCCTCTCAGGCGGCAACCCTCAGATCGCCAAGGGTTACGGCGACGCCCCCGTGCAGACCTACGTCGCGGCCATGCCGGGCTGGAAGAGCGGCGTCGGGCGCCGCCTCGACGCGCTCATCGAGCGCACCGTCCCCGGCGTGGACAAGGCGGTCAAATGGAACTCGCCCTTCTATGGTGTCGAGGACCATGTCTGGTTCCTCAGCTTTCATTGCTTCACGAAATACGTGAAAGTGACGTTCTTCCGCGGCACATCGCTTCGCCCTCTTCCGCCCGGCCGATCCAAGCACAAGGACGTGCGCTATCTCGACATCCATGAGGACGAACTGGACGAAGCTCAGTTCGCCGACTGGGTGAAGCAAGCCAGCCAGTTGCCCGGCGAACGACTGTGA